One genomic window of Candidatus Nitrospira inopinata includes the following:
- a CDS encoding F0F1 ATP synthase subunit gamma has product MKNLALMEVHKLSRFLSAQQRVVGGIEEAAADFFHCYPALLPSMEGACPVFLLIGSERGFCGDFNESLLAEFDRCRAREMTGKGDPLPLVVTVGHKLAMKIGGLKPDVALSGPSVTEEVPSVLVQVVEALRELQRNRPAGTRLDVTVLSHGSGDGGNDRSGDRSADNGRAVIVRRPFREFGRPRTQYAHPPLLTMPPVEVATRLLDHYLFSVLHEMFYTSLMAENRSRFQHMDQALQRLEKETEGLTRKYHVLRQEEITQEIAVIMLSAEAVGENGTGLVQAAPAHDGMICSTSLVADGKNPDHAPSQVEGLT; this is encoded by the coding sequence ATGAAAAACCTGGCGCTGATGGAGGTCCATAAACTGAGCCGCTTCCTCTCGGCGCAACAGCGGGTTGTCGGCGGCATCGAAGAAGCCGCCGCGGATTTCTTCCATTGCTATCCGGCCTTGCTCCCATCGATGGAGGGAGCCTGTCCGGTCTTTCTCTTGATCGGATCAGAACGGGGATTCTGCGGGGACTTCAATGAATCCTTGCTCGCCGAATTCGATCGGTGTCGGGCGAGGGAAATGACGGGGAAGGGCGATCCGCTCCCGTTGGTCGTAACGGTCGGCCATAAGTTGGCCATGAAAATCGGCGGCCTCAAACCGGATGTGGCGTTATCGGGCCCCAGTGTGACGGAGGAGGTGCCGTCGGTCTTGGTTCAAGTGGTGGAAGCGCTGCGCGAGCTACAGCGGAATCGCCCCGCTGGGACTCGACTGGACGTGACCGTGCTGTCTCACGGGAGCGGTGACGGGGGCAACGATAGGAGTGGCGACAGAAGCGCCGACAATGGTCGAGCCGTCATCGTCCGGCGCCCCTTTCGTGAATTCGGCCGGCCTCGGACCCAGTATGCTCATCCCCCTCTCCTCACCATGCCGCCGGTCGAGGTGGCGACCCGATTGCTCGATCACTATCTCTTCTCGGTGTTGCACGAGATGTTCTATACCTCGCTGATGGCGGAAAATCGCAGTCGGTTTCAACATATGGACCAGGCGCTCCAACGATTGGAGAAGGAGACCGAGGGGTTGACGCGGAAGTACCATGTGCTCCGGCAAGAAGAGATCACACAGGAAATTGCGGTCATCATGCTGAGCGCCGAAGCCGTTGGGGAGAACGGGACCGGTTTGGTGCAGGCAGCGCCGGCGCATGACGGGATGATCTGCTCTACGAGCTTGGTTGCGGATGGGAAGAATCCGGATCATGCACCGTCGCAGGTTGAGGGGCTCACATGA
- a CDS encoding F0F1 ATP synthase subunit A — MPIKTIVEIGPFRITETVTMTWLIMAALVGFAWFLSRRLSQEPGLLQVAIEGIIGAIDHTVRSVIPVHAERVFPLIATLWIFLAVANLAGIVPGLHSPTADLSATAALAILVFLSVPWFGIRIEGLTGYLRHYLRPTPVMLPFHLISEFTRTVALAMRLFGNVMSLEMALVLVLVVAGFLVPIPLLALHIIEGLLQAFIFGMLALIYIGSAIQTQEHRRQSQQKEAA, encoded by the coding sequence ATGCCGATTAAAACGATCGTCGAAATCGGGCCGTTCCGCATCACGGAAACCGTGACGATGACGTGGCTCATCATGGCCGCCCTGGTCGGGTTTGCCTGGTTTCTTTCTCGTCGCCTGAGTCAGGAGCCGGGATTGTTGCAAGTGGCTATTGAAGGGATCATCGGCGCGATCGATCACACGGTCCGGTCGGTGATCCCGGTTCATGCGGAGCGGGTGTTCCCGCTCATCGCCACCCTATGGATCTTTCTAGCTGTCGCCAATCTGGCCGGGATTGTGCCGGGGCTCCATTCTCCGACCGCCGACCTCTCCGCGACCGCGGCGCTGGCCATTCTCGTGTTCCTGTCCGTGCCCTGGTTTGGGATTCGGATTGAAGGGCTCACCGGTTACCTGCGCCATTACCTGCGCCCAACCCCCGTGATGTTGCCGTTTCATTTGATCAGCGAGTTCACACGCACCGTCGCCTTGGCCATGCGCCTGTTCGGCAACGTCATGAGTCTGGAGATGGCGTTGGTGCTGGTGCTCGTCGTCGCCGGTTTTTTGGTGCCGATCCCCTTGTTGGCGCTTCACATCATCGAGGGGCTGCTTCAGGCATTCATCTTCGGCATGTTGGCGCTGATCTACATCGGGAGCGCCATTCAGACTCAAGAGCACAGAAGACAATCGCAGCAAAAGGAGGCTGCCTGA
- a CDS encoding ATP synthase subunit c family protein (produces ATP from ADP in the presence of a proton gradient across the membrane; subunit C is part of the membrane proton channel F0), whose protein sequence is MQDLTLFTLGSTVVAALAIALGTMLPAVAMGRAISQALEAIARQPEAERSILRTLLIGLAMIESLAIYCLVVVLIILFRNPLLEYLLR, encoded by the coding sequence ATGCAAGATCTGACACTCTTCACTCTCGGCTCCACCGTGGTTGCCGCCCTGGCCATTGCGCTGGGGACGATGTTGCCGGCCGTGGCGATGGGACGGGCGATCAGCCAGGCGCTTGAGGCTATCGCGCGGCAGCCGGAGGCCGAACGGTCCATCCTGAGGACTCTGCTCATCGGCCTGGCCATGATTGAGTCGTTGGCGATTTATTGTTTGGTCGTGGTGCTGATCATCCTGTTCCGCAACCCGCTGCTGGAATATCTATTGAGATAA
- a CDS encoding phosphoketolase family protein, whose amino-acid sequence METAQSETEHAAQCRNDDPSFARWAEGYGVIQHSDETQVRVHELARRLASRSTTGDKVAFYDLLIALDRLTSAGLWLVVHQTYARNVYLDGRPLDTEDFKVRPEGHTGGALNMVPAYAGYLAANVVTGHTRGWLMGQGHCVAAIDSLNLLVGNMTEAHAARYSVTDEGLSRYVRDFYSYRLRDDGRQDSPLGSHVNVHTAGGLSEGGYLGFAELQYVHMPLPGERLVAFLSDGAFEEQRGSDWAPRWWRVEDCGLVTPIMIKNGRRIDQRTTMSQQGGAAWFSEHLRLNGFDPIILDGRDPAAFLWAIIEMEHRLEAAAESVKEGKGRYPVPLPYGIAIAPKGAGFPGEGTNLAHNLPLMANPRVENRAADLFNEGARRLWVSSNELVEAIPHFQRHEASGRARERDHVLAHRDVPESAIPELPFRQVSEDARRNLEDWATASPMTAIDRTFVAILDANPRLRPRVGNPDEMLSNRLVSTLARLKFRVTDPEPAVPESVDGAVITALNEEAVVSAALANKGGINLVHTYEAFGSKMHGAVRQEIIFANHCLEAGRPQRWLSMPLVLTSHTWENGKNEQSHQDPSMAEAMLGEPSHVSRVLFPPDFNGAAAVMERLYKTHGQIWTLVVPKADVIPDLFTPSEARTLVKDGGLRLDWTGYHHRQARIILTAVGSYQLMEVLRASRRLAEGMIAHTVVYLLEPGRFRAPRSEHEGAHGASPEVMAHLFPTDVPARLFVTHTRPETILGVLGPLHTGPATVGLGYINHGGTLSTPGMLFVNRSSWAHCIRETARLLHLSEADLLSAEERQALDGARSPHGVILPEVVV is encoded by the coding sequence ATGGAAACCGCACAGTCTGAGACGGAGCACGCAGCGCAATGCCGTAACGATGACCCGTCATTCGCCCGTTGGGCCGAGGGCTATGGAGTCATCCAGCACAGTGATGAGACGCAGGTCCGTGTCCATGAGTTGGCGCGCCGTCTGGCAAGCCGCAGCACGACGGGAGACAAGGTCGCTTTCTATGATCTCCTGATAGCGCTTGACCGGCTGACCAGCGCCGGCCTGTGGCTGGTCGTTCATCAAACCTATGCTCGCAATGTCTATCTCGACGGCAGGCCGCTCGATACCGAGGACTTCAAGGTTCGTCCCGAAGGCCACACCGGCGGCGCGCTGAACATGGTGCCGGCCTATGCCGGTTATCTTGCCGCCAATGTGGTGACCGGCCACACGCGCGGATGGCTGATGGGGCAAGGGCACTGTGTCGCCGCGATCGACTCGTTGAATCTGCTCGTCGGCAACATGACGGAGGCTCATGCCGCACGGTATTCCGTCACGGACGAAGGGCTGAGTCGATACGTACGAGACTTTTACTCGTATCGACTGCGAGACGATGGGCGACAGGATTCGCCTTTGGGAAGCCACGTCAACGTCCATACGGCCGGCGGACTGTCGGAAGGAGGCTATCTGGGCTTCGCCGAATTGCAGTACGTCCACATGCCGCTACCCGGCGAGCGGCTGGTGGCGTTTCTCTCCGACGGGGCTTTTGAAGAACAGCGGGGCAGCGATTGGGCTCCTCGCTGGTGGCGGGTCGAGGATTGCGGCTTGGTGACGCCGATCATGATCAAGAACGGCAGACGGATCGATCAGCGGACGACGATGTCGCAGCAGGGAGGAGCGGCTTGGTTCAGCGAGCATCTCAGATTAAATGGATTCGATCCGATCATCCTTGACGGCCGAGATCCTGCCGCCTTTTTGTGGGCGATCATCGAGATGGAACATAGGCTCGAAGCCGCCGCCGAATCGGTCAAGGAAGGGAAAGGCCGGTATCCTGTTCCGCTCCCCTATGGAATCGCCATTGCGCCGAAAGGCGCCGGCTTCCCCGGCGAGGGGACCAACTTGGCTCACAATCTCCCTTTGATGGCCAATCCGCGCGTCGAGAACCGCGCGGCGGATCTGTTCAACGAAGGGGCGAGACGTCTCTGGGTGTCGTCGAACGAACTGGTCGAGGCGATCCCGCATTTTCAACGACACGAAGCATCCGGCCGCGCGCGCGAACGGGATCACGTGTTGGCTCACCGCGACGTGCCGGAGTCTGCCATCCCGGAGCTGCCGTTCAGGCAGGTCTCCGAGGACGCGCGACGCAACTTGGAAGACTGGGCCACGGCCTCTCCGATGACGGCGATCGACCGCACGTTCGTCGCCATTCTGGATGCCAATCCTCGCCTGCGCCCGCGTGTCGGCAACCCTGATGAAATGTTGTCGAACCGACTGGTCTCGACGTTGGCACGGCTCAAGTTTCGCGTCACGGACCCGGAGCCGGCGGTGCCGGAATCCGTGGACGGGGCGGTTATCACCGCGCTGAACGAGGAGGCGGTGGTGTCCGCCGCACTGGCCAACAAGGGCGGCATCAATCTGGTGCATACTTACGAGGCTTTCGGGAGCAAGATGCACGGCGCAGTGCGGCAGGAGATCATCTTCGCCAACCACTGTCTGGAAGCGGGCCGCCCGCAACGGTGGCTCTCCATGCCGCTGGTTTTGACCTCCCATACGTGGGAGAACGGCAAGAACGAACAGTCGCATCAAGATCCCAGTATGGCGGAAGCGATGCTCGGCGAACCGTCGCATGTGTCAAGGGTCCTGTTTCCTCCTGATTTCAACGGTGCGGCCGCCGTCATGGAGCGGCTCTACAAGACGCATGGCCAGATCTGGACGTTGGTCGTGCCCAAGGCGGACGTCATCCCCGATCTGTTCACGCCAAGCGAAGCGCGAACGTTGGTCAAAGACGGCGGCCTACGGCTGGATTGGACCGGCTATCACCATCGGCAAGCGCGCATCATTCTGACCGCCGTCGGTTCATACCAGTTGATGGAAGTGCTCCGGGCGTCCCGCCGGTTGGCGGAAGGAATGATCGCTCATACCGTCGTCTATTTGCTCGAGCCGGGACGATTCCGGGCGCCTCGCTCCGAGCACGAAGGGGCACATGGCGCCTCGCCGGAAGTGATGGCCCATCTCTTCCCGACCGATGTGCCGGCTCGGCTCTTTGTGACCCATACCAGACCGGAAACGATCCTCGGAGTTCTTGGCCCCTTGCACACGGGCCCTGCAACGGTGGGATTGGGCTACATCAATCACGGTGGCACGCTTAGCACGCCGGGCATGCTGTTCGTCAACCGTTCAAGTTGGGCCCATTGCATCCGCGAGACCGCGCGGCTCTTGCACCTCTCCGAAGCGGACCTGTTGAGCGCCGAGGAACGGCAGGCGCTCGACGGCGCACGGAGTCCGCACGGCGTCATTCTTCCGGAGGTCGTGGTGTGA
- a CDS encoding acetate/propionate family kinase, with translation MNILVLNSGSSSLKFLLIRYPLGDGETGGEQIPVGRGIHLARGVIERIGGAATLTMTVGGTQEPIRERDVPDHRIAVEWIFDSLGQSRDVPVEAMGHRVVHGGSWFRDTVVIDEGVLEKIALVTDLAPLHNRACLATINAAREAARAVAGASVPMVAVFDTAFHRTIPDHAATYAIPEEWSTKYGVRRYGFHGIAHASSAAAYAETVGRSLEGTRLITVHLGSGCSATAIRDGCSIDTSMGFTPMEGLVMGTRAGDCDTGLVGYLARHTELTVEQIDRLLNERSGLLGLSGRWSDMREILKARELDDQRAELAVAVFCYRVRKYIGAYLAVLGGADAVLFSGGIGERSPLIRARICEGMDWCGLRLDEQKNSAAVTLQAGSAVCISPDEATVPAYVTAVDEETWIARETLRCLRHPKGGQP, from the coding sequence ATGAACATCCTGGTGTTGAACAGCGGGAGTTCGTCGCTCAAGTTTCTATTGATCCGATATCCATTGGGTGACGGAGAAACGGGTGGCGAGCAGATACCTGTGGGCCGAGGAATTCATCTTGCCCGTGGCGTGATCGAGCGGATCGGTGGTGCCGCGACCCTCACCATGACAGTTGGTGGAACGCAAGAACCAATTCGCGAGCGGGATGTCCCCGATCATCGGATCGCCGTTGAGTGGATTTTTGACTCGTTGGGGCAATCAAGAGATGTGCCGGTGGAGGCCATGGGGCACCGGGTCGTGCACGGAGGATCGTGGTTTCGGGACACGGTCGTGATTGACGAAGGGGTCTTGGAAAAGATCGCACTGGTGACGGACTTGGCGCCGCTGCACAACCGGGCCTGTCTCGCGACGATCAACGCGGCGCGCGAAGCGGCTCGCGCCGTCGCCGGCGCGTCCGTGCCGATGGTCGCGGTCTTCGACACCGCCTTTCATCGGACGATTCCAGACCACGCGGCGACCTACGCGATTCCGGAGGAATGGTCGACGAAATACGGCGTGCGGCGCTATGGGTTCCACGGGATCGCGCATGCCTCGTCCGCCGCCGCCTATGCCGAGACTGTGGGACGATCGCTTGAGGGAACCAGGCTGATCACGGTGCACCTTGGGAGTGGTTGTTCGGCGACGGCGATCCGCGATGGGTGTTCGATCGATACCTCCATGGGGTTTACCCCGATGGAAGGGTTGGTGATGGGGACCAGGGCCGGCGACTGCGACACGGGACTGGTGGGGTACCTCGCGCGCCACACGGAACTGACGGTGGAGCAGATCGATCGTCTGCTCAATGAACGGTCCGGCCTCCTGGGCTTGTCCGGCCGGTGGTCGGACATGCGGGAGATCTTAAAAGCCAGGGAGCTTGACGATCAGCGTGCCGAACTGGCGGTGGCCGTCTTCTGCTATCGGGTCCGCAAATACATCGGCGCCTATCTGGCGGTGTTGGGTGGAGCCGACGCCGTCTTGTTCAGCGGAGGAATCGGCGAGCGGTCGCCGCTGATCCGCGCTCGAATCTGTGAAGGGATGGACTGGTGCGGGCTTCGGCTTGACGAACAGAAAAACAGCGCGGCGGTCACACTCCAGGCCGGCTCCGCCGTCTGTATCAGCCCGGATGAGGCGACAGTGCCAGCCTATGTCACGGCCGTTGATGAAGAAACCTGGATCGCGCGGGAAACCCTGCGCTGTCTGCGACACCCGAAAGGAGGACAACCGTGA
- a CDS encoding F0F1 ATP synthase subunit alpha — MLLTPYSEAASPIARQAAWLEHYRFALRVAERGVVRSVGDGIVWVDGLPSVAMDELLVFDGGSLALTFHLGRQLVGAILLERADNLTSETTAYRLGRPLSIPVGDAWLGRVVDPLGRPLDGQPIPQSMGRRPLFTPAPPITARDFVHKPLYTGNKVVDTLIPIGKGQRQLIIGDNGVGKTSLALDMVIHQRGKNVLCVYVLIGQKRSTAVQVIETLRAHGAMAHTTIVVADATALPGLKYLAPFAGCALAEAWMWQGKDTLVVFDDLTTHAQAYRELSLLLRRPPGREAYPADIFYLHSRLLERSTCLAASSGGGSMTALPIVETAQGEIASYIPTNLISITDGQVYLDANLFAGGILPAIDVTRSVSRIGGKGQHPRIKEQAGRMKLDYLQFLELEVFTRFGAKLEASIEAKINRGRILREILKQPRLAPLPIEAHMAWLVAFNRGHFDRVPIPEVKGVFDRLMTAASESGLTLEDSADRWEEAVKSWIGREAES, encoded by the coding sequence ATGCTGTTGACGCCGTACTCTGAAGCCGCTTCGCCGATCGCCCGGCAGGCCGCTTGGCTGGAGCACTATCGATTCGCCTTGCGCGTGGCGGAGCGGGGCGTCGTGCGCTCGGTCGGGGATGGGATCGTCTGGGTGGATGGGCTTCCTTCCGTCGCGATGGATGAACTATTGGTGTTCGATGGTGGGAGTCTGGCACTGACCTTTCACTTAGGACGGCAACTGGTGGGCGCAATCTTATTGGAGCGGGCGGACAACCTGACCTCGGAGACCACCGCCTATCGACTCGGCCGGCCGCTCAGCATCCCTGTTGGAGACGCATGGCTCGGACGAGTGGTCGATCCGCTTGGACGTCCGCTGGACGGACAACCGATTCCCCAATCGATGGGGCGTCGCCCCCTCTTCACTCCCGCTCCGCCGATCACCGCGCGGGATTTTGTGCATAAGCCCCTCTATACAGGCAACAAAGTGGTGGACACGTTGATTCCGATCGGGAAGGGGCAACGGCAACTCATCATCGGCGACAACGGCGTGGGGAAAACATCGCTCGCGTTGGACATGGTGATCCATCAACGGGGGAAAAACGTGCTCTGCGTGTACGTGTTGATCGGCCAGAAACGATCGACGGCGGTGCAGGTCATCGAGACGCTCCGTGCCCATGGCGCGATGGCCCACACGACGATCGTCGTCGCCGACGCCACGGCGTTGCCTGGTCTCAAGTATCTGGCCCCGTTCGCCGGCTGCGCCCTGGCTGAGGCTTGGATGTGGCAGGGAAAAGATACGTTGGTGGTCTTCGACGACCTGACCACCCACGCACAGGCCTACCGAGAGCTGTCGCTCCTCCTGCGCCGCCCGCCGGGACGTGAGGCCTATCCGGCCGATATCTTTTACCTCCATTCACGCCTGCTGGAACGGTCGACCTGTCTGGCCGCCTCCTCCGGCGGCGGCAGCATGACGGCGTTGCCGATCGTCGAGACCGCGCAGGGCGAGATTGCGTCCTACATTCCGACGAATCTGATCTCGATCACCGACGGCCAAGTCTATCTGGACGCGAACCTCTTCGCCGGCGGGATCCTGCCCGCCATCGACGTCACACGATCCGTCTCGCGGATCGGTGGAAAGGGCCAGCATCCTCGCATCAAAGAGCAGGCGGGGCGTATGAAGCTTGACTATCTCCAGTTTCTCGAACTGGAGGTGTTTACGCGGTTCGGCGCCAAGCTTGAAGCCTCGATCGAAGCCAAGATCAACCGAGGCCGCATTCTGCGCGAGATCTTGAAACAGCCACGCTTGGCTCCCCTCCCCATCGAGGCGCACATGGCCTGGTTGGTGGCGTTCAACCGTGGACACTTTGATCGCGTGCCGATTCCTGAGGTGAAAGGAGTGTTCGATCGACTGATGACTGCTGCGAGCGAAAGCGGTCTGACTCTTGAGGATTCGGCCGATCGCTGGGAAGAAGCCGTCAAGAGCTGGATCGGTCGAGAGGCCGAATCATGA
- a CDS encoding IS1 family transposase, which translates to MNKLNHAKRVQIINLLVEGNSMRATARIADVAFNTVAKLFIDTARMCADYQDRTFRKLTCKKLQLDEIWSFVYAKQKNVPDEKRGQAGDIWTWVAIDADSKLVPSWRIGSRDARTACEFVDDLASRLAHRVQITSDGYRPYLQAVEGAFGSNVDFAQLVKLYGDTVEGQKRYSPPVCTGAVKSVVMGNPDACCISTSYVERQNLTMRMSIRRFTRLTNAFSKKIENHALSVALHYMHYNFCRVHKTLRVTPAMAAGVSDHVWTIDEIVALVEQAEAQSK; encoded by the coding sequence ATGAACAAATTGAATCATGCTAAGCGAGTCCAGATCATCAACTTGCTCGTTGAAGGCAACAGCATGCGGGCGACGGCGCGCATTGCAGATGTGGCGTTCAATACAGTTGCCAAACTGTTTATCGACACGGCGCGAATGTGCGCCGATTATCAGGATCGGACATTCCGCAAACTCACTTGCAAGAAATTGCAGCTGGACGAGATCTGGAGCTTCGTCTATGCCAAGCAAAAGAATGTTCCTGACGAGAAGCGCGGCCAAGCTGGAGATATCTGGACCTGGGTTGCGATTGATGCGGACAGTAAGCTTGTTCCTTCGTGGAGGATTGGAAGCAGGGACGCACGGACAGCCTGTGAGTTTGTCGATGATCTGGCAAGCCGTCTAGCCCATCGGGTGCAGATTACATCAGACGGATATAGGCCCTATCTGCAAGCCGTTGAAGGCGCGTTCGGAAGCAATGTTGATTTTGCCCAGCTTGTGAAGTTGTATGGCGATACGGTCGAGGGACAGAAACGGTACAGCCCACCTGTCTGCACTGGCGCGGTAAAGTCCGTCGTGATGGGCAACCCTGACGCCTGCTGCATCAGTACATCATATGTGGAACGGCAAAACCTCACGATGCGGATGAGCATCCGACGCTTTACCAGGCTCACCAACGCCTTCTCAAAGAAGATTGAGAATCATGCGCTGTCAGTGGCCTTGCATTATATGCACTATAATTTCTGCCGGGTACATAAGACGCTTCGGGTTACTCCGGCCATGGCCGCTGGTGTCTCAGATCATGTCTGGACGATTGATGAGATCGTGGCCCTTGTCGAACAAGCCGAGGCTCAGTCAAAATGA
- a CDS encoding F0F1 ATP synthase subunit delta: MELDWSTFGLQVLNFLVLVWLLKRFLYKPVFTVIADRRAAMERLRTEAERLRAEGETLKQRYEGRLAEWEQEKQQARARLHEELNKERARLLEEVHRSVAQEREKSKTLEERHRQELRHQAEEAGLALGARFAARLLERLAHPHLTTQLVALAIEELRALPEERRQTIHAICRNGDAVASVSSAHQLDESQREALSAALGELAGRTVTCIWTEDTSLFAGVQVSVGPWIFAANLREELKGFTEAAHAVDAVL; this comes from the coding sequence ATGGAGCTTGATTGGTCGACGTTCGGCCTTCAGGTGTTGAACTTCCTGGTCCTCGTCTGGCTGCTCAAGCGGTTTTTGTACAAACCGGTCTTCACGGTCATCGCCGACCGCCGGGCGGCCATGGAGCGATTGCGAACTGAGGCGGAACGGTTGCGAGCCGAAGGAGAAACCCTCAAACAACGGTATGAAGGCCGGTTGGCCGAATGGGAACAGGAGAAGCAACAGGCCCGAGCCCGCCTTCACGAAGAGCTCAACAAAGAACGAGCACGTCTACTGGAAGAGGTGCACCGTTCGGTGGCACAAGAACGGGAAAAATCCAAAACGTTGGAGGAACGGCATCGCCAAGAACTCCGGCATCAGGCGGAAGAGGCGGGGCTGGCGCTGGGCGCTCGGTTTGCCGCTCGCCTGTTGGAACGATTGGCGCATCCACACTTGACGACGCAATTGGTCGCCCTGGCTATCGAAGAACTGCGGGCCCTGCCTGAGGAACGGCGTCAGACGATCCATGCCATCTGCCGGAACGGAGACGCGGTCGCCTCCGTGTCCTCCGCCCATCAATTGGATGAGTCTCAGCGGGAAGCCTTATCGGCCGCGTTGGGAGAGTTGGCGGGAAGAACCGTGACTTGTATTTGGACCGAAGATACTTCGCTGTTTGCGGGGGTGCAGGTCAGTGTCGGGCCGTGGATCTTTGCCGCCAATCTCCGGGAAGAGTTGAAAGGATTTACCGAGGCCGCCCATGCTGTTGACGCCGTACTCTGA
- a CDS encoding ammonia-forming cytochrome c nitrite reductase subunit c552, whose product MNVTAKLIVALLLATIATVAATALLVTIFQRKQEEKTLFFRVVELTDDTDDPALWGKNFPFQYDAYTRTVDQVRTRFGGSEAIPRTPTEADPRSVVAQSRLEEDPRLKTMWAGYAFAHDFREERGHAYMLEDQTYTERQVVTPQPGTCLQCHSSVYTAMKRLGDGDIFAGFAKLNAMPYAEARPHVTHPVTCIDCHHPDTMQLRVTRPAFIEGLQALKAHEGVKNYDVNRMATRQEMRSFVCGQCHVEYYFQGPEKRLVFPWAKGLRVDDMLAYYEEMRFSDWTHAETGAPVLKAQHPEFEMWNQGIHARSGVACADCHMPYKREGAMKISDHHVRSPLLNINRACQTCHKWPEAELKDRAETIQQRTFELRNRAMDALIALIRDLAAARTAGRSDQAVSTAQALQRKAQFMVDFVEAENSMGFHAPQEAARILGEAIDDARLGQLALHGESP is encoded by the coding sequence ATGAACGTGACAGCGAAACTCATCGTGGCGCTTCTTTTGGCGACGATCGCGACCGTGGCGGCGACCGCCTTGCTCGTGACGATCTTTCAGCGCAAGCAGGAAGAGAAGACCCTGTTCTTCCGCGTCGTCGAATTGACCGACGACACCGACGACCCTGCTCTATGGGGGAAGAATTTCCCGTTCCAGTACGACGCCTACACCAGAACCGTGGATCAAGTGCGGACTCGGTTCGGCGGCAGCGAGGCGATTCCACGGACCCCGACCGAGGCCGATCCCCGCTCCGTGGTCGCGCAATCGAGACTGGAAGAAGACCCCCGGCTCAAAACCATGTGGGCCGGCTATGCCTTCGCCCACGATTTTCGTGAAGAACGGGGCCACGCCTACATGCTGGAGGATCAGACGTACACCGAACGTCAGGTCGTCACTCCGCAGCCTGGAACCTGTCTCCAATGCCACTCGTCCGTCTATACGGCGATGAAACGGCTGGGTGACGGAGATATCTTTGCCGGGTTCGCCAAGCTCAATGCCATGCCCTACGCCGAGGCGCGGCCGCACGTGACCCATCCCGTCACCTGCATCGATTGCCACCATCCCGACACCATGCAGCTTCGCGTGACGCGCCCGGCCTTTATCGAGGGATTGCAGGCGTTGAAAGCCCACGAAGGCGTCAAGAATTACGACGTCAACCGGATGGCGACCAGACAGGAGATGCGCTCGTTCGTCTGCGGCCAATGCCACGTCGAATATTATTTTCAGGGACCGGAGAAACGTTTGGTCTTTCCCTGGGCCAAGGGACTTCGTGTCGATGACATGCTCGCCTATTATGAAGAGATGCGATTTTCCGATTGGACGCACGCCGAAACCGGCGCCCCAGTGCTGAAAGCGCAGCACCCGGAATTTGAAATGTGGAACCAGGGAATTCATGCCCGCTCGGGTGTCGCCTGCGCCGATTGTCATATGCCGTACAAGCGTGAAGGTGCGATGAAGATCAGCGATCACCATGTCCGCAGTCCCCTGCTCAACATCAACCGGGCCTGCCAAACCTGCCATAAGTGGCCGGAGGCCGAATTGAAGGATCGCGCGGAAACGATTCAGCAGCGGACCTTCGAGCTGCGCAATCGCGCCATGGACGCGCTGATTGCGCTGATCCGCGACCTTGCCGCGGCCCGAACGGCCGGCCGAAGCGACCAGGCGGTGAGCACCGCCCAGGCGTTGCAGCGGAAAGCCCAGTTCATGGTGGACTTCGTCGAGGCGGAAAATTCGATGGGGTTCCACGCGCCACAGGAGGCGGCGCGGATTCTTGGCGAGGCGATCGATGACGCGAGACTGGGCCAATTGGCTCTTCACGGCGAATCGCCATGA
- the nrfH gene encoding cytochrome c nitrite reductase small subunit: MPLLPWAVAIALGVFTGIGVYTFVYARGGSYLTDKPEACVNCHVMREQYAGWVKGSHRSVAVCNDCHTPDGPVEKYVAKAKYGFLHAYAFTTGYFLDEIQITPPMHRLTEQACLKCHAAIVQAMTVTGVGREDLSCLRCHGDVGHQ, translated from the coding sequence TTGCCGCTGCTGCCCTGGGCAGTGGCCATCGCACTGGGGGTATTCACCGGTATCGGCGTCTATACGTTCGTCTATGCCCGCGGCGGCTCGTACTTGACCGACAAGCCGGAAGCCTGCGTGAACTGCCACGTGATGCGCGAGCAATACGCCGGCTGGGTGAAGGGTAGTCACCGGTCGGTGGCCGTGTGCAACGACTGCCATACGCCGGACGGCCCCGTTGAAAAATACGTCGCCAAGGCGAAGTACGGTTTTCTGCATGCCTACGCCTTTACGACCGGTTACTTCCTCGATGAAATCCAAATTACACCGCCCATGCACCGGCTGACCGAACAGGCTTGTCTAAAATGCCATGCAGCCATCGTGCAGGCAATGACCGTAACCGGCGTCGGTCGGGAAGACTTGTCCTGTCTTCGATGTCATGGGGACGTCGGGCATCAGTAA